The genome window TTTTAACCTGCCGTGTTGGCCGCGAGAGTGCTTGCGATCGAGGTGACCTCGGCAAAGCTCGCCTTGAGCTGACCGTACAGCGCGCGATAGAGCGGGTAGTAGCGATTGTAGATGGCCTGATTCTGTGGGTTGACTTGGGTACGATGCGTCACCTGAATCACACTTCGGCAAGCGGCCTCAACGGAGGGGTAGATCCCCGTTCCCACCCCGGCCAGAAGAGCCACTCCCAGGGCCGGACCTTCGTCCACGTTGATAGTGACGTGGTCTAGTCCAATGATGTCGGCCTGGATCTGACGCCAAAGAGGGCTGCGTGCACCTCCGCCCGATGCACGTACCTGTTGAATGGGCACCTGCATCTCCCGCAAAATCTCAAAGGAGTCACGTAAACCGTAGGCCACACCCTCCAGAACGGCGCGTGCCATATAGGCTCGATGACAACGGCGTGTGATGCCGAAGAACACGCCGCGGGCGTTTGGGTCGGAATAGGGGGTTCGCTCACCCGTGAGGTAGGGTAAAAACAGCAGTCCCTCGCACCCCGCAGGGGCTCTTTCCGCCTCCGCACAGATGATCTCGTAAGGATCGCGCCCTAGCGCTTGCGCCACCGCCCGCTCCGGCTCGCAGAAGGTATCGCGATACCATTGCAGCGAGCCGCCCGCCGAAAGCATTACACCCATGAGATGCCACTTTCCTGGCACCGCGTGGCAAAAGGTATGAAGGCGCAGCTGAGGGTCTACAACAGGAGCATCGCTATAGGCAAAAACGACCCCGGAGGTGCCAACGGTAGACGAGACGATGCCGGTCTCCACAATGCCGTTGCCCACGGCGCCAGCTGCCTGATCGCCGCCGCCTCCGACAACCGGTGTTCCCTCTGCGAGGCCGGTTGCAGCAGCGGCTTCCGCCGTAATCCGCCCTGTTATCTCCGGCGATTCGTACACTTTGGGCATCCAGTCACGTGGGATGGCAATGGCGTCGAGCAGCTCTTCGGCCCAAGCGCGTTTCCTTACGTTGAAAAGCGCCGTTCCACTGGCGTCGGAGACCTCGGTGGCGTATTCGCCCGTAAGACGAAATCGTACATAGTCCTTTGGCAGCAGCACCTTGCGCACCCTTGCATAGTGGTGGGGTTCATGCTGACGCAGCCAGATGATCTTGCCGGCGGTAAAGCCGGTTAGCACCGGATTCGATATAAGCTCTACCACCTTGTCGCGCCCCACCGTCTGCATAATCCAGTCGCACTCGGCCTGAGTGCGTTGGTCGTTCCAGAGGATGGCGGGCCGGATGACCGCGTTGTTTTCATCGAGGAAAACGGAGCCATGCATCTGGCCCGAAAGTCCAATACCCTTTATCTCCTTGGGGTCTACTCCAGCATCGTGTAGCACCCGCCGCAACGTGGCGCAGGTCGCTTCCCACCAATCGTGCGGGTTCTGCTCGCTCCAAAGTGGGTGAGGGGTGGAGAGCGGGTACTCGTAGGTAGCGCGCGCTTTTACCTGTCCGCTCTCATCTACCAAGATCGTTTTGGTGCCACTTGTTCCTATATCCAGTCCGATGAGGAAGGGCATAACATAGCTCCTAAAAAGAAATGGGATGCTGCCGTTGGGGAACGCCGGCAGCATTGCTTTTAGATGTTACCTCAACAAGACGCGCTCTTGAAACGAGCCGCTTTCGCTCTAGTGGCCGCCGTGGAGGGAGGTGATGATGAGCCAGGCGTTAAGCACGACGATGAGCACGGCCAAAAGCACGCCAGTGATCTGCACAAGGCGGCTGTTGACAAGTGGCCCCATGCGCCGGCGGTCGCCTGTTATCTGAATCAAGGGAATAACGGCCAAGGGTAGCTGCATGGAGAGCACAACCTGACTGAAGAGCATGAGCTGGTCTATACCGTGTGCTCCATAGAGGATAACGGCCGTGGCGGCGGGCACGATGGCCAGACCACGGGAGATAAGGCGTCGCAGCCAAGGGGCAATACGGATGTGGAGGAAGCCCTCGAGAATGATCTGGCCGGCCAACGTTCCTGTGAGCGTGGAGTTCTGGCCTGAAGCGAGGAGCCCAATCGCAAAGAGAGGGGTGGCCAGAGAAACCCCGAGCAGCGGGGTGAGCATGCGGTAAGCGTCTTGGATGCCCGTGATATCATGATGGCCGGTGCGATAGAAGGTGGCTGCCGCGAGAATGAGGATAGCGGCGTTAACGAAGAGGGCCAGCATAAGCGCAACAAACGAATCGGTTTGTGCCATGCGCACGGCCTCTTTCTTATCCTCCCAGCTCTCGCCGAAATCGCGGGTTTGCACTATCGAGGAGTGAAGATAGAGGTTGTGCGGCATAACGGTGGCGCCCAGTATGCCGAGCGCGATATAGAGCATGCCGGCGTTTCGTACGATATCGCTGCCCGGCACAAAGCCAGCTAGCATCGCATGGAAAGAGGGGTGCGCATAGAACAGTTCGATGCAAAAGACCGCCATAATGGTGGCGATGAGCGTAATGACGAGACCTTCTATCCAGCGAAAGCCCTTATGCTGAAGGGCTAGCAGCAGAAGCACATCCAGACCGGTTAGAATCACGCCGGCGGCCAGGGGAATGTGAAACAAGAGGTTGAGCGCAATGGCAGCGCCTATGACCTCGGCGATATCGCAGGCCACAATGGCGATTTCGGCAGAGATCCACAAAAAAATGGCGACCGGTTTTTTATAGATGTCACGACAGGCCTGCGCCAGATCGCGCCCCGTGGCGATGCCGAGTTTGGCCGAGAGCGCTTGAAGGAATACGGCCATAAGACTGGAGATAAGCACCACGCTCAGCAGTCGATAGGCATAGGCTGCTCCACCACCAATGTCGGTGGCCCAGTTGCCTGGGTCCATATAACCCACCGCCACAAGATAGCCCGGCCCCACAAAGGCCAGCAGACGACGCCAGAAGGTGGCACTCTTAGGGACAGGTATGGAACGAAAGACCTCCGGCAGGGAGGGAAGGCTCGGGAGGGATTGCCACCCGTTAAGTCCTATTCTCTCCGATGATTCTTGGCGAACGGTATCCACTTTCACTCCTCCTCTTTCTTGTCCTGACGATGTTGTTTTGTTGGTTCAGCAAAAGGTAGT of Chthonomonas calidirosea T49 contains these proteins:
- the xylB gene encoding xylulokinase, coding for MPFLIGLDIGTSGTKTILVDESGQVKARATYEYPLSTPHPLWSEQNPHDWWEATCATLRRVLHDAGVDPKEIKGIGLSGQMHGSVFLDENNAVIRPAILWNDQRTQAECDWIMQTVGRDKVVELISNPVLTGFTAGKIIWLRQHEPHHYARVRKVLLPKDYVRFRLTGEYATEVSDASGTALFNVRKRAWAEELLDAIAIPRDWMPKVYESPEITGRITAEAAAATGLAEGTPVVGGGGDQAAGAVGNGIVETGIVSSTVGTSGVVFAYSDAPVVDPQLRLHTFCHAVPGKWHLMGVMLSAGGSLQWYRDTFCEPERAVAQALGRDPYEIICAEAERAPAGCEGLLFLPYLTGERTPYSDPNARGVFFGITRRCHRAYMARAVLEGVAYGLRDSFEILREMQVPIQQVRASGGGARSPLWRQIQADIIGLDHVTINVDEGPALGVALLAGVGTGIYPSVEAACRSVIQVTHRTQVNPQNQAIYNRYYPLYRALYGQLKASFAEVTSIASTLAANTAG
- a CDS encoding Nramp family divalent metal transporter; this encodes MDTVRQESSERIGLNGWQSLPSLPSLPEVFRSIPVPKSATFWRRLLAFVGPGYLVAVGYMDPGNWATDIGGGAAYAYRLLSVVLISSLMAVFLQALSAKLGIATGRDLAQACRDIYKKPVAIFLWISAEIAIVACDIAEVIGAAIALNLLFHIPLAAGVILTGLDVLLLLALQHKGFRWIEGLVITLIATIMAVFCIELFYAHPSFHAMLAGFVPGSDIVRNAGMLYIALGILGATVMPHNLYLHSSIVQTRDFGESWEDKKEAVRMAQTDSFVALMLALFVNAAILILAAATFYRTGHHDITGIQDAYRMLTPLLGVSLATPLFAIGLLASGQNSTLTGTLAGQIILEGFLHIRIAPWLRRLISRGLAIVPAATAVILYGAHGIDQLMLFSQVVLSMQLPLAVIPLIQITGDRRRMGPLVNSRLVQITGVLLAVLIVVLNAWLIITSLHGGH